Below is a window of Fibrobacter sp. UWB11 DNA.
GATGAAATATCGCTTTCAACCGACTAACTCGATCCTTTCCTTCTATCAATTTTTTCCATTCAACAGGCACTTTCTTTAGAAGTTCATCAGGCATAAATTCTTCTTCTATATCAATATCTTCGATATTGAAATCGGCACCTTTCAACATTTCAAGAGCATTTCTTTTTACTTCAATGCTTTTTTTTATTTTTTTCTTTGCAAATGTCGTCAAATTGATATCTTTATTAATCGCATGTAGGCCGCTTTCCTTAAACCATCTAGCGGCATCATCAATAAAGGGAAACAAGCCATTCACCATATCTCTTGCAACAAAAAAAGACATATTTTTTAGGCAATTTGCTTCAAGGGCTTCTTTGGCACTTTTGCTGACCTTTAATTTTGGATTTATTTCAATTTTAGACCGATCACCTTCTAAAGTTCGCTTAAACAGCAACGTCGGCTGAACACTGTTATAAACGCTAAGCGATTCTAAATATACCTGCTTTTCGTCAATTTCCAATGAATACTTGTATTTTAAATCATCAACAAAAAAAGTCAATTCCAAAAAAGACGGAGATTTTCGTGAATCAGCATCAAGCATAAACGGAACAATACCCGTTTTTTCGTTAATCGATTCCGGTTTATGTTTTAAGAACAACGCCAAAAAGCAAAAAGCATCAAAAATATTTGTTTTCCCAGATGCATTATAACCATAAATCACAGCAAAACGAAGAAGCCTTGTTTGCTCGTTCACCTTTACGACTTGATAATCTTCTGCAAAAGTATCGTTTGAGGCATCGAAACTAATTCTAACCTCATCTTTGATGGAAAGATAATTTCTGACTTTTAATTCTTGAATCATCCAGCAGATCTCCTAATCATCAAATCATAGATTTTCACACACTCCAATTTAACAAAAGAAATATAAAAAAACAAGATTTTATTTTACAAAACAGCAATAAAAAAGCAGATTTTGCAAATAGAAAACAACTTCTCAACAATTTACGATTTAAAAGCAACCAACAAATCGGTCACTTCTCTCGCCTTGCAAGATTTATTATTTTTAACAAGTACGAGGAATTTGCAGACCCAATCGTCAAAGCCTACATGAAGTACTTTGCAACCAGGAATGCAGACTCCAACGAAACCGAGACAATCAAAAAAAAAGTGTCTTTTTTCAAGACCGACACTTTCACGAGGAGCAAGTATATGACTTACGAGTACGACCTTCATGAAAGAGAGGAAAAAGGAAAGGCCGAAGGAAAAGCAGAAGCCGAAGCCAAAGCCTTAGAAGAGAAAAAGGCCATGGCCAAAGGTTTCCGTGATGCCAAGGTTCCTTTGGAAATAATCTCCGCACAAACCGGCTTCACCATCGACGAAATCAAGTCTTTCTAAGCAAACATCCGCTCCCTTACTCAAGGGAGCTTTTTTTCATGCCCGGCTCGATCGGGCATCTCCCCCTCCCCCCCAAAAAACAGTTCACCGTTTTCATCCATTTAATATCAAGCTACACGTTTGAATTTTACTTTATCCAAAACACTTGCAAACTACAGATTGCAAAATGAACGATTTTGCAAACGGTTGATTGCAAAATTTGTAAGGTTTCACTTTTTCAAAATTTTCCGTTGTAGATTAAAGCCTCTAAACTTAACGGAGGTATAATAATGAACATAAAACCTTTCGACGAGCTCGACATTACCGACCCGATCATGTTCGGTCTTGTCTTCAGCAACAAGGACATCGCCCAGCCATTCATTGAACATCTGCTAGACATCAAAATCGACCACCTGGAAACGCCCACACCCGAAGCCGTTCTCAGCTTTGACGCAAATCATAAGAGCGTCCGCTATGATGTTTTTGCGCGAGAAACCAATGAAAACGGAGAGACGATCCGTTCCTTTGATCTTGAGATGCAAATGACGGATACAAAAGAACTACCTCAAAGGGCTCGGTATTACCAAAGTGTCTGTGACGGGGTTGCTCTCGCCAAGGGAGATTTTTACACCAGTCTCAAGCCACAATACATCTTGTTTTTATGTCCGATGGACATTTTCAAAGGCGGACTCCCTGCATACCATTTTGAAAACAGAGCTAGGGAGAATACAAACATCACTCTGAATGACCTTACTTTCAAAAACTTTTATATATTTAGTAAGTACGAGGAATTTGCAGACCCAATCGTCAAAGCCTACATGAAGTACTTTGCAACCAGGAATGCAGACTCCAACGAAACCGAGACAATCAAAAACAAAGTGTCTTTTTTCAAGACCGACACTTTCACGAGGAGCAAGTATATGACTTACGAGTACGACCTTCATGAAAGAGAGGAAAAAGGAAAGGCCGAAGGAAAAGCCGAAGCAGAAGCCAAGGCCTTAGAAGAGAAAAAGGCCATGGCCAAAGGTTTCCGTGACGATGGATTTCCTCTAGAAGCTATCTCCAAGCGAACAGGCTTCACCATCGACGAAATCAAGTCTTTCTAAGCAAACATCCGCTCCCTTACTCAAGGGAGCTTTTTTTCATATCCGGCTCGATCGGGCTGTAAGCTTCCCCATAATGACCTTACTTTCAAAAACTTTTGAGCTTCGCTCCAAATCCGCTGCGGCTCGGAAATGCCCAACAAGTTGGTCACTTCTCTCGCCTTGCAAGATTTATTATTTTTAATAAATACGAGGAATTCGCAAATCCAGTCGTGAAGGCTTATATGAAGTATTTTGCGACTAGGAACGCAGACTCTCGTGAGACCGAAACCATCAACAAACAAGTATCCTTTTACAAGACCGATACGTTCATAAGGAAAAGATACATGATTTACGAATATGATTTTCACGAACGAGAGAATGAAATACGAAAAGAAGCCGAAGCCAAAGCCTTAGAAGAGAAAAAGGCCATGGCCAAAGGTTTCCGTGACGATGGATTTCCTCTAGAAGCAATCTCCAAGCGAACAGGCTTCACCATCGATGAAATCAAGTCTTTCTAAGCAAACATCCGCTCCCTTACTCAAGGGAGCTTTTTTCTTGTCATGCCCGGCTCGATCGGGCTGTAAGCTTCCCCATAACGACCGCACTTTCAAAAACTTTTGAGCTTCGCTCCAAATCCGCTGCGGCTCGGAAATGCCCAACAAGTCGGTCACTTTTCTCGCCTTGCAAGATTTATTATTTTTAATAAGTACGAGGATTCTTGTGTCTCATTATAAAGCCGACACTCTCATAAGGAGCAAGTTTATGACTTACGAATATGACATGTATCAAAGCAGACAAGAGGGCCGTGCAGAAGGAATTGCTGAGGGAAAAATTGAAGGCAAAACGGAGGCTACGCTCGAGATGGTCGATGCAATGCTCGCCAATCCCAAATGGACCGATGAAGATATCGCCTCAATCTCAGGCCTCCCGCTAGAAGAAATCCAAAAGCGACGTACTCTTTTAGCTAAATAGTCCCCGCGCAGTTAGCGCGTTAGCCTACAAAAAAACTCCCTTTCCGGGAGTTTTTTTGTTTACTTCTTCTTTTCGCCGTAACGGTAGCGGTAACCGTAGCCGTAGCCATACCCGTAACCGTAACCATAACCGTACGAACTACCGTCATGCACGCACTTGTTCAGCACAATGGCCTTTTTCTCAAGCTTGGCCATGCTCAACTGGTCGATAATCTCCTGAATGTTCTCCATGGAATGCTTCTTGTATTCCACGACAATCAGCCCAAAATCGGCAAGCTTTGCGATTGCCTGCGCATCGGACACCAGCGAGCAAGGCGGCGTATCGATAACCACGATATCGTACTTTTCGCGACATTCCTGCACCAGCTCGGCAAAAGATTTTGACGCAAGCATTTCACCCGGATTCGCCACACGCGAACCCTTCGGCAAAAAGTAAGCACCTTCACCCATATCCACAACAACACTATCCAATGTTGCCGTCTTTGCAATAACATCCGAAACGCCCTTTTCGTGCTTGTGC
It encodes the following:
- a CDS encoding ATP/GTP-binding protein, with the translated sequence MIQELKVRNYLSIKDEVRISFDASNDTFAEDYQVVKVNEQTRLLRFAVIYGYNASGKTNIFDAFCFLALFLKHKPESINEKTGIVPFMLDADSRKSPSFLELTFFVDDLKYKYSLEIDEKQVYLESLSVYNSVQPTLLFKRTLEGDRSKIEINPKLKVSKSAKEALEANCLKNMSFFVARDMVNGLFPFIDDAARWFKESGLHAINKDINLTTFAKKKIKKSIEVKRNALEMLKGADFNIEDIDIEEEFMPDELLKKVPVEWKKLIEGKDRVSRLKAIFHHYVENDDGKKLYALEEEVESLGTLRSLGLNVALYDAAQNESFLAIDEIENSLHPYLLQSLLYNFLKKNSKSQLFITTHYDGLLDLTDDLIRKDSVWFVEKNKAGESDFYKLTDFKGINRISSIRSAYRNKRFGATQFSVK
- a CDS encoding Rpn family recombination-promoting nuclease/putative transposase — encoded protein: MNIKPFDELDITDPIMFGLVFSNKDIAQPFIEHLLDIKIDHLETPTPEAVLSFDANHKSVRYDVFARETNENGETIRSFDLEMQMTDTKELPQRARYYQSVCDGVALAKGDFYTSLKPQYILFLCPMDIFKGGLPAYHFENRARENTNITLNDLTFKNFYIFSKYEEFADPIVKAYMKYFATRNADSNETETIKNKVSFFKTDTFTRSKYMTYEYDLHEREEKGKAEGKAEAEAKALEEKKAMAKGFRDDGFPLEAISKRTGFTIDEIKSF